One Zeugodacus cucurbitae isolate PBARC_wt_2022May chromosome 3, idZeuCucr1.2, whole genome shotgun sequence genomic region harbors:
- the LOC105216504 gene encoding beta-galactosidase, with product MLNTLNFKLVTAFGLACLLVSLNGGAAKKINRSFTIDHSANTFLMDGSPFRYVSGSFHYFRALPQVWEERLKTMRAAGLNAIDTYIEWSLHNPHDGVYDWEGIADIERFLELAQKEGFYVVLRPGPYICAERDNGGLPHWLFTKYPDIKVRTSDPYYQLEVSKWYAQLMPRLRRYLYGNGGPIITVQVENEYGAFYACDAKHLLWLRDETEKYVQGNAVLFTTDQPNNGLKCGKIEGVHATVDFGIGTNFDEHWRAMRSVQPTGPLVNSEFYPGWLTHWGEENQRRDGMEVANSLRRILEAGASVNFYMFFGGTNFGFTAGANNYGADYVADITSYDYDAVMDEAGNVTKKFEMIRKVIADFIDVPHEEACNGCTKTQRFAYGNVTLKPVANLLSEVGRTTLAKGEPVSAEKPLTFENLDQYSGLVLYETELPHLEIDPTVLTVNELHDRAFVYVDNELVGTLSRKNGILSVPLNKGWGSNLQILVENQGRINYDTMNDTKGILGSVTVERFNGQKQELKNWVTTSFPLESEQIVAAAFNREMRADVVTKSKILRNGPMLYHGEFTIEKLGDTYLNPTGWGKGVAYVNGFNLGRYWPLVGPQTTLYLPKDLLKVGVNTLVLLEYQRANLDEVNGEYSVTLDDKPQLDG from the exons AAAATTAACCGGTCCTTCACCATTGACCATTCGGCCAATACCTTTTTAATGGACGGTTCGCCATTTCGTTATGTTTCGGGGTCGTTTCATTACTTCCGTGCTTTGCCTCAAGTATGGGAAGAACGTTTGAAGACAATGCGTGCAGCCGGCTTAAACGCCATTGATAC CTACATCGAGTGGTCTTTGCATAACCCGCATGACGGCGTCTACGACTGGGAAGGCATTGCTGATATTGAACGCTTCTTAGAATTGGCACAGAAAGAAGGTTTCTACGTAGTACTACGGCCGGGTCCATACATTTGTGCGGAACGTGATAAT GGCGGTCTGCCACATTGGCTCTTCACCAAATATCCTGATATTAAGGTGCGTACCAGTGATCCCTACTACCAATTGGAGGTAAGCAAATGGTATGCGCAATTAATGCCACGCCTACGTAGGTACCTCTACGGCAATGGTGGTCCAATTATAACGGTACAAGTAGAAAACGAATATGGCGCCTTTTATGCCTGCGATGCAAAACATTTGCTTTGGCTACGCGATGAAACCGAAAAATACGTGCAAGGAAATGCAGTGCTCTTCACCACGGATCAACCTAATAACGGTTTGAAATGTGGCAAAATTGAAGGCGTACACGCGACAGTTGACTTCGGAATAG GTACCAACTTCGATGAACACTGGCGTGCAATGCGCAGCGTCCAACCCACAGGACCGTTAGTAAATTCTGAGTTCTACCCGGGTTGGTTAACCCACTGGGGAGAGGAAAATCAAAGACGTGATGGCATGGAGGTGGCAAATTCATTGAG GCGTATACTCGAAGCTGGCGCTAGTGTAAACTTTTACATGTTCTTTGGTGGCACCAACTTCGGCTTCACAGCTGGCGCTAATAATTACGGTGCAGATTACGTTGCTGACATCACTTCATACGATTATGATGCTGTGATGGATGAGGCGGGCAATGTCACAAAGAAATTCGAAATGATACGCAAAGTTATAGCTGATTTTATCGACGTGCCACACGAAGAAGCTTGCAATGGTTGCACAAAGACACAACGTTTTGCTTACGGTAATGTAACGCTCAAGCCCGTGGCTAATTTACTCTCAGAAGTAGGACGCACCACATTGGCGAAAGGTGAACCAGTGTCAGCTGAAAAGCCACTCACATTTGAGAACCTCGATCAGTACTCTGGACTGGTTTTGTACGAAACTGAATTGCCACATTTGGAAATCGATCCCACCGTGCTCACAGTAAATGAACTGCATGATCGCGCTTTCGTTTATGTCGACAATGAGTTGGTTGGCACGTTGTCGCGTAAGAACGGTATTTTGTCGGTGCCATTAAACAAAGGTTGGGGTAGCAATCTACAGATATTGGTCGAAAATCAAGGACGTATCAATTATGATACTATGAACGATACCAAAGGTATTTTGGGTTCGGTAACAGTGGAACGTTTCAACGGTCAGAAACAGGAGCTCAAGAACTGGGTTACAACATCATTCCCGTTGGAAAGTGAACAAATAGTAGCAGCGGCCTTTAACCGTGAAATGAGAGCCGATGTTGTtacgaaaagtaaaattttaagaaatggaCCCATGTTATATCACGGCGAATTCACGATCGAAAAACTCGGTGACACTTATCTAAATCCAACTGGCTGGGGCAAGGGTGTGGCATATGTGAATGGCTTTAATTTGGGACGTTATTGGCCTTTGGTAGGACCTCAAACGACATTATATCTGCCGAAAGATTTACTCAAGGTTGGCGTGAATACGTTGGTTCTTTTGGAATACCAACGAGCTAACTTAGATGAGGTGAATGGAGAGTATAGCGTGACACTCGACGACAAACCCCAGTTGGATGGTTAA